The Bacillus sp. es.036 genomic sequence GGACGCGATGAAGAAGTTAGAGCTTCCAATTTTAGAAGGCTATCTTGTAAATGGTGGAATGTTTTCTATTGAAGAAGGCGCCAAAGCAATGGATAAGCTTCTTGATTTAAAAGAGCCTCCTACAGCTATCTTTGTAGCAGGGGACCATATGGCCATAGGTGCAATGGAAGTTGCTAAGAAAAGAGGGTACAATATCCCGGATGATATCTCGATCATTGGTTATGATGATATCGAAATGGCAAGTTATGTAACGCCGAAATTAACAACAATTAAACAGGATACTGATTCAATTGGCATTCGTGCAACCCAGCTTCTTATGAAGCAAATCATTCAAAAGAAAAAAATCATCACAGAAGAAATTATCCCAGTCGAGTTAATTGAAAGAGAATCTTGTAAACGACTAAAGAAAAAATAATTTTTTTTAGTCGTATAAGAAACCGCTTTCAATGAAGGGGATTTATATTTTTGGTTAAATCGAAACCGGTTTCGATTTTATTTTATACCTATTTCGAAACCGGTTTCGCTAATAATATATTCTTTGAAAAAAAGGAAGGGGCTCATCCATGAAAAAGGTTATTGGTCTTATGATGTCACTCGTCTTATTGTTTGGTATTTTAGCTGGTTGTTCAAACTCGGAGTCTTCAGGAGAAGCAAAAGGGGATAAAGATGTTGATTTAAAAGTTTGGTCTTTTACCGATGAGTTAAAGAAACCAATTACAAAATTTGAAGAAAAAAATGGTGTGAAAATCGAGCTAACAATTGTACCGATTGCTGACTACCCTACTAAGCTTAAGCCTGTTCTTGAAAGTGGCGTAGGAGCACCTGATGTGTTTACGGGAGAAATCGCGTTTTTGAAGCAATGGGTAAATGCTGGTTACTGGGAAAACCTTTCTGAGGATCCTTATAACGTAAATGAACTTGCAGATAACTATGTGCCCTATGTTTTTGACTTAGGTAAGGACGAGAATGGTGATGTAAGAGCATTATCATGGCAAACAACACCTGGTGGAATTTACTACAAGCGTAGCATTGCGAAAGAAGTGCTTGGCACCGATGATCCTGATGAAATTGGTGAAATGCTAACATCAATGGATAAAGTATTTGAAGTATCAGAAAAAATGAAAGAAAAAGGTTACCGTATGTTCCCGGACGAAGGATCGATTCGCTGGTTCTCTCAAGGAGATGATCCTCAAGCTTGGGTCAATGAAAAGGATGAATTACAGCTAACAGATCAAAAAATCGAATTTCTAGATTATGCAAAAAAACTTCGTGAAGAGAGCTATACAGCACTTGCTCCAGAATGGTCACCTTCATGGTTTGAAGCAATGGATAAGCCAATTAAGGTAAAAGAAAATGGCGATGAAACTGAAACAGAAGTTTTCTCTTATGTTCTTCCTACATGGGGTCTACATAGTGTCTTGAAGACAAATGTAGAAGACTCTGTTGGAGACTGGGCAGTAACAAGTGGTCCTAGTCCGTATTTCTGGGGTGGAACTTGGTTAGGTGTCTACAACAAGTCTGAGAATAAAGAGCTTGCGTATGATTTTGTGAAAATGATGACACAAGATGATGAATTCCTAACAGATTGGGCAAAAGAAACTGGCGATGTTCTTTCTTACCTTCCTGTAACGAATGAAATCAAAGGGGATTTTAGTGATGAGTTCCTTGGTGGACAAAATAACTATCAGTTCTTCCTTGAGCAAGCAAAGAGCATTGAGCCAGGTATCGTAACAAAGTACGATCAGCAGCTTGATACATTTTATGGTAATGCGGTTCAGGAGTATGTAGATGGTAAGAAATCAAAAGACGAAGCGATTGCTGAATTTTATAAGAAAGCTCAAAATGCTTACCCTGAATTGAAAGTACCAAAGAAGTAAGAAGTGTAAGCGGTGTAAGGATTCTTATACCGCTTATCTTATTTTGAAAGGAGCGACGAGATGAAGAATCTGAACCGCTATGGCTATGCCTTTATAGCACCGTTTTGGATCATTTTTCTCATATTTAATATCTACCCCGTAGCACTAACCTTCTACTATAGTTTTACAAATTACAGCGGTAGTGGAACGGCAGAAGTAGTAGGTTTTGCGAACTACCAACGATTAATTGCTGACTCCTATTTTGTAGAGGCATTCTTTAATACATGGAAAATATGGGGTGTGAACTTTGCCCTCCAAATTGTCATTGCACTTATTCTAGCTATGATCTTCTCAGATGCGCGAGTGAAAATGAAAGGACTTTCATTCTTCCGTTCGATCTTCTACCTACCAAATTTAATTACGGTCAGTTCAGTAGCCCTATTATTTGGCATACTACTAGATTGGCAGCACGGATCGTTAAATATGGTTTTAATGAATATCGGTGTTATCTCAGAGCCTATTAACTGGTTGAATCAGCCAACAACTGCTCAACTTTCAGTATCTCTTATTCTCACGTGGATGTGGTTTGGACATTCCTTCATCGTCGTTATGGCGGGCGTATCAGGAATTTCTACTGATTTCTATGAAGCTGCTTTAATTGATGGAGCGAATCGTTGGCAAACCTTCACCAAAATTACGCTTCCTTTGTTAAAACCGATCCTTCTTTACATTATGATTACCTCGTTAATTGGTGGTCTCCAGCTATTTGATTTACCTATGCTTTTAACAGATGGTATTGGTTCTCCAGATGGATCGTTAAATACGATGGTTCTCTACTTATACAACCAGGCATTTAAGTACAACAATTATGGTTACGCTGCTGCAGTTGCATACGGGCTGTTTATTATTACAGTGATCTTCTCAGCAATTGTCTTTAAATCAATGTATGGCAACGAGCGTAAACAAGCGAGGCGGGTGTAAATCATGATCGACCGATCAGAAATCGAAAACAATGTGACGCCTGAACAACTGGCGAAAAGAACGCTAATCCCTCAAGAAAAAAAGACGAAGAAGCGTCGCTCGATTGTGAAGGGGATCATTTATGCGCTACTCATTTTAACTGCGGTTATTTGTTTTATTCCATTCCTTATGATGCTTGTCAATGCGACGCGTTCAAATGATGCGATTCTTACTGGATTTACGTTAATTCCTGGTACAGCACTGATGGAGAACTATCGCACCATGATGGAATACGTAAACATCTGGAATGGCTTTAAAAACAGTTTAATTATTTCGGTGCTTGTGACGCTTTTAACTGGTTACTTTTCAGCTCTAACTGCGTATGGCTTTGCTTTCTATACATTTAAAGGTAAAAATTTCTTGTTCGTTTTTATGCTTGTGATGATGATGGTACCAGGTCAGTTAGGTCTAATCGGCTTCTACGAGCTTTGTAAAAACCTAGGCATCCTGGATACGTTTATCCCATTAATTGTCCCTGCAGTTGCTAGTCCATTTGTTGTGTTCTTCTTACGTCAGTACATTCAAACGACGCTTCATCCAAGTTTAATTGAAGCTGCTCGAATTGACGGAGCAAGCGAATTGCGGATCTTCCATACGGTTGCGATTCCGATCATGATGCCAGCAGTGGCAACGATGTCGATCTTTACTTTCATCGGCTCATGGAACAACTACATTATGCCGTTAGTGATTCTATTTTCACCAGAAAAGTACACGCTACCGGTTTTGATGGGATTCCTAAAAGGTTCACAGGTCGCACAAAATTTAGGTTCTATGTATCTAGGTATCGCCATTTCTGTTGTACCGATCATGATCGCCTTTCTATTTTTATCTAAGTACATCGTTAATAGTATTTCAGCAGGGGCTGTTAAAGAGTAGGGGAGTGGAAGTATATGAATTTCAATAAAGACTTTACGTTTGGAACGGCAACATCTTCGTATCAAATTGAAGGAGCCCACAACGAGGGAGGAAGAACTCCTTCCATCTGGGATATGTTCTGTGATATCCCAGGTAAAGTGCATCAACAGCACAATGGTAATGTAGCTTGTGATCACTACCATCGCTATGAAGAAGACATCCAAATTATTAAAGAACTTGGGGTAGACAGTTACCGCTTCTCCATCGCTTGGCCACGAATATTCCCAGCGAAGGGGGATTATAATCCAGAGGGAATGGCCTTCTACAAAACATTAGCAAAACGATTGCGTGAAGAAGGCATTAAGCCAGCTGTTACTCTCTACCACTGGGACCTTCCAATGTGGGCACATGAAGAAGGCGGTTGGGTAAACCGAGATTCAGTCGAGTGGTTCTTGGATTATGCAAAAGTTTGCTTCCGTGAGCTTGATGGATTAGTAGATTCATGGATTACGCACAACGAACCATGGTGTGCTGGCTTCCTTGGGTACCATATGGGCGTTCATGCTCCAGGACATACGAACTTAGATGAAGCTGTTCGTGCTGTTCACCATATGCTTTTATCTCATGGAGAAGCGGTGAATTTGTTGAAAAACGAATTTGCTTCGACGACATCCATTGGGATTACGTTAAATTTATCGCCTGTTTATCCGAAAACGGATTCGGTTAACGATCGCCTTGCAGCAAATAACTCAGATGGTTACTCGAATCGCTGGTTCTTAGATCCAGTTTTTAAAGGAAGCTACCCGGTAGACATGATGAACTTGTTCTCTAAATATGTTCATAATTTTGATTTTATTCAAGATGGCGATTTGCAGACAATATCCACTCAATGTGATTTCTTTGGTATTAACTTTTATAGCCGTGGTTTAGTCGAATTTAATGCGGCCAATGATTTTATGACTCAGGGGGCATATTCTGATTACGAAAAAACTGGAATGGGATGGGATATTGCACCAAATGAATTTAAGGACCTCATTAGAAGATTAAGAAATGAATATACAGATCTCCCAATTTATATTACGGAAAATGGCGCAGCGTACGATGATAAGGTGGAAGACGGACGAGTTCACGATCAAAATCGAATCGATTACGTTGAAAAGCATCTTCAAGCTGTTTCAGATTTAAATGAAGAAGGCATGAACATTCAGGGCTACTATTTGTGGTCGTTGCTTGATAATTTCGAATGGAGCTTTGGGTATGATAAGCGTTTTGGAATAATCTACGTGAATTATGAAACTCAGGAACGAATCTGGAAAGACAGTGCATTGTGGTATGCGGACATTGTGAAAAATAGAGGATCCGTTCTGCCACTTAATGCATAGAAGGAAGGGGCATTCTGTGAAAACAAAAACAATGACTCATATTCAATCGGCTAGAGATAATGGAGATCTTCTTAACGTTAAAGAACCCCTAGAAGTCTCATCTCTTCCAAATGAAGATGCTACTCAGATTAAGCTTAATCCAAATGAAACATATCAAACAATACTAGGGTTTGGTGGTGCCTTTACAGAGGCATCTGCTCATACCCTTTCTCTTATTAGCGAAGAGAAAAGGAATGAAGTTATTCATCGCTATTTTCATCCAGAAGAAGGACTTGGCTATCGTTTCGGTCGTACTCATATGAATAGCTGTGATTTTTCGTTAGGCAACTATACGTATGTTGAAGATAATGATACATCTTTATCAACCTTTTCAATTGAGAGGGAAAAGGAACTTGTCATTCCATTGATAAAAGATGCGACTAAGGTAGCTGGGGACAGCTTGTCTATCGTTTCTTCGCCATGGAGTCCTCCGCATTGGATGAAAAGCAATAATGAAATGAATCATGGTGGAAAGCTTCTTCCAGAGTTTCAATCTACTTGGGCGAACTATTACATGAAGTATGTTGACGCAATGGAAGCGGAGGGAATCCCGATTTGGGGATTAACAATCCAGAATGAACCTGAAGCAAAGCAAGTATGGGACTCTTGTCTTTATACAGCAGAAGAAGAACGAGATTTCATTAAAAACCACCTTGGACCCGAAATACGGAAGAACGGTAGAGACGATCTTAAAGTGATTATCTGGGATCACAATCGGGACGTTGTTTATGAGCGGGCAAGTAAAGTGTTGTCTGACCCAGAAGCAGCTCAATATGTTTGGGGAACTGGACTTCATTGGTACGTTTCTGAGGAGTTCGAAAATCTTTCAAAAGTTCACAATGCTTTCCCTGATAAGCACCTTATCTTCACAGAAGGTTGCATTGAAGGAGGAGTGCAACTCGGTGCGTGGCATACTGGTGAGCGATACGCGCGGAACATAATTGGAGACTTGAACAACTACTTAGAAGCATGGATTGATTGGAATATCGTATTGAATGAAGAAGGCGGTCCGAATCACGTAGGTAATTATTGTGATGCACCGGTCATTGTTGATACGAAAACAGGTGAAGTTCATTACAATAGTTCTTTTTATTATATAGGTCACTTTAGCAAGTATGTAAAGCCTGGTGCCGTTCGGATATCATGTACTGCTTCTAACAATGATATTCAACTAACTGCTTTTCAAAATCCGTCTGGTGAAATAGTCGTTATCCTTATGAATGAAAATGATGAAGAACATGCTGTTAATCTGGAGCTCGAGGAACAGAATGTAGCTGTTCTAATGCCTGGTCATTCGATCTCTACAATTCTCATATAAAGACATCTTTTAAAATTTGAGGAGGACCATTTTTTATGCGAAGTGTTATACCCGTTCTACTTGCCGGTGTTCTTGCTTTAAGTCCTGCGATTCCAACCGCTGCCTCTAGTCACGATAAAGGAAAAGAAAAAAACGATAGTGAACAGGTTGTTGCGAAACCCTTTCATCCAGCTGTGATGAAAGGGAAAGTCCACGGAACAACAAAATTGAGAGCTTCTGTTCAAGATGATCTGCACCTTGCTGTGAAGATCTCAAATGAAGCAATCAAAGCTAAAGTAGGAGAAGCTGTGCCGAGTGATCGGACTGTTACGAATCCTTATGTCTCTGGAACAGATTTATCTGGTGTGGATGAAGAAATTAACAAGTTCGTGATGGTTTATGTCCTTGATGAAGATAATGAAATCGTGGACTTTAAGCAAATTGAGCTAAAGAAAAGCGACATTCAAAAAGAAGAATGGAACCTTGTATGGGAAGATGAATTTAATGGTGAGTCAATTAACGAAGAAAAGTGGAATTTTGTCGAAGGTGGCGGTGGTTATGGGAACAACGAGTGGCAAAATTACACCAATCGAGAAAAAAACGCTCGTGTGGAAGATGGATCTTTAGTAATTGAGGCTCATAAGGAGCAATTCGGAGGAAACGACTATACATCTGCAAAGTTAACCACCCAGAATAAAGGCGATTGGACGTATGGACGTTATGAAATTAAAGCGAAACTTCCAAAAGGACAGGGGATGTGGCCAGCTATCTGGATGATGCCGACAGATTATGAGCTTTATTCAGGTTGGCCAGCAACTGGTGAAATCGATATTATGGAGCTTCTCGGCCATGATCCTGATACCGTATATGGAACTCTACATTACGGAAAGCCGTGGAAGAATACTGGTGAGTCATATGATCTTCCAGTAGGTGATTTTTCTGATGAATATCATACGTTTACTTTGGACTGGGAACCAGGAGAGTTTCGCTGGTATGTAGATGGTATTCTCTATGCAAAGCAAAATGATTGGTTCACAAAGAATGAGAACGAAGCAGCTGCCTATACATATCCGGCTCCTTTCGATCGAGACTTTTTCTTGCAACTTAACTTAGCTGTAGGAGGAAATTGGCCTGGTTATCCTGATGAATCAACCAATTTTCCTAATAAAATGCTAGTTGATTACGTGAAAGTTTATGAGCTTGATGGAGACTATCGTGAAGCTGGGGAGCGTCCGGTAACAGAAGAAACCGTTGAAGATTTACGGGAGCCGGTAGATGGTGACTACGTTTATAACGGTCAATTTGATACAGATCTCGAGTACTGGGATTTTCAACCCTTTGAACCATCCGATTTATTTGGTGGTGCAGGAGATGTGACTGTAGTCGATGGAGAAGCAAACGTGACGATATCTGATCCAGGCGACCAGCCATATGCGATTCAATTTGTGCAACCCAATGTACCACTAGAGAATGGCGAGCGCTATAAGCTTTCATTTGATGCACGCTCCAGTGGTGATCGTGGAATGGTTGTTAATGTTTCTGGTCCTGAACAGGGATTTGCTAGGTATCTTTCAGATAAAAGTGTAGACCTGTCTTCAAAGAATGAGACATTTTCTTACGAATTTGAGATGGAAAATGGGACAGATCCGCATTCCCGCATCGAGTTCAACATGGGGCAGAGTTCGAAATTACCAGTATGGATTGATAATGTTAGTCTCGTTAAACTGCCTAAGGATCCGAATGCGTCGAAAAAAGTTCTTCCTACAGGAAACTATATTTACAATGGAACATTCGATCAAGGAGATGATCGAATGGTGTTCTGGAATGTCGATCAGGATGGAAAGGCAAAAGCTAGTGCTTCTGTAGGTGAAGCAATTCCATCTCGTGAAATGACAGTAGATGTTAAAAAATCAAATGAACTTGAGGATGTACGTCTTAGTCAGGATAAATTGAATGTAGAAGAAGGTGTTTACGTACTGACCTTCGATGCAAAAGCGGATGAAGCAAGAGCGATTGGAGTACGATTGACAGATAAAGCTCGTTCACAGGAGTATGTTAGGGATGAGAACATTTCCATTACAGAAGAGATGAGCTCTTATCAAGTTATGATTGATATGAAAGAAACCGATTCTAAAACGGTATTTGAATTTTTACTAGGCGGAAGCAGTCGCTCGAGCGTTACGATTGATAATGTAGAAATGAAACGCGTAGCACCACCCGTTACGATTGAAGGCGTAACGAAAGTGGAGGCAGAAGATTTTCAATCGATGTCCGGCGTTCAGATTGGAGAAGATGGCAAAAGTGTTGGCTGGATTGATGAAGGCGATTG encodes the following:
- a CDS encoding carbohydrate binding domain-containing protein gives rise to the protein MRSVIPVLLAGVLALSPAIPTAASSHDKGKEKNDSEQVVAKPFHPAVMKGKVHGTTKLRASVQDDLHLAVKISNEAIKAKVGEAVPSDRTVTNPYVSGTDLSGVDEEINKFVMVYVLDEDNEIVDFKQIELKKSDIQKEEWNLVWEDEFNGESINEEKWNFVEGGGGYGNNEWQNYTNREKNARVEDGSLVIEAHKEQFGGNDYTSAKLTTQNKGDWTYGRYEIKAKLPKGQGMWPAIWMMPTDYELYSGWPATGEIDIMELLGHDPDTVYGTLHYGKPWKNTGESYDLPVGDFSDEYHTFTLDWEPGEFRWYVDGILYAKQNDWFTKNENEAAAYTYPAPFDRDFFLQLNLAVGGNWPGYPDESTNFPNKMLVDYVKVYELDGDYREAGERPVTEETVEDLREPVDGDYVYNGQFDTDLEYWDFQPFEPSDLFGGAGDVTVVDGEANVTISDPGDQPYAIQFVQPNVPLENGERYKLSFDARSSGDRGMVVNVSGPEQGFARYLSDKSVDLSSKNETFSYEFEMENGTDPHSRIEFNMGQSSKLPVWIDNVSLVKLPKDPNASKKVLPTGNYIYNGTFDQGDDRMVFWNVDQDGKAKASASVGEAIPSREMTVDVKKSNELEDVRLSQDKLNVEEGVYVLTFDAKADEARAIGVRLTDKARSQEYVRDENISITEEMSSYQVMIDMKETDSKTVFEFLLGGSSRSSVTIDNVEMKRVAPPVTIEGVTKVEAEDFQSMSGVQIGEDGKSVGWIDEGDWMQYAVDVKEEGNYTVRYQVASGRDGANVTLLSKEGNVYDGTREMGEILVGEADQLTSIDVAQTGGWGTWKTVTDTIYLEKGLQTLQVNAANLNIDWLVFSPEQTDTETVIRNGDFSAGLTNWGSWWGDQWSGTAEGEITHEDGQMKIVVSKTGEQSYSPQVFQEKLFLEEGQTYKVSFDAKATVAKDINLVIGEPLTSDPWFIPFMETKKVSIGEEIETHSFTFQMNQATSANGKIVFEVGKIDGIATPSTIVLDNVEIVPVTTR
- a CDS encoding ABC transporter substrate-binding protein, with protein sequence MKKVIGLMMSLVLLFGILAGCSNSESSGEAKGDKDVDLKVWSFTDELKKPITKFEEKNGVKIELTIVPIADYPTKLKPVLESGVGAPDVFTGEIAFLKQWVNAGYWENLSEDPYNVNELADNYVPYVFDLGKDENGDVRALSWQTTPGGIYYKRSIAKEVLGTDDPDEIGEMLTSMDKVFEVSEKMKEKGYRMFPDEGSIRWFSQGDDPQAWVNEKDELQLTDQKIEFLDYAKKLREESYTALAPEWSPSWFEAMDKPIKVKENGDETETEVFSYVLPTWGLHSVLKTNVEDSVGDWAVTSGPSPYFWGGTWLGVYNKSENKELAYDFVKMMTQDDEFLTDWAKETGDVLSYLPVTNEIKGDFSDEFLGGQNNYQFFLEQAKSIEPGIVTKYDQQLDTFYGNAVQEYVDGKKSKDEAIAEFYKKAQNAYPELKVPKK
- a CDS encoding glycoside hydrolase family 30 protein; the encoded protein is MTHIQSARDNGDLLNVKEPLEVSSLPNEDATQIKLNPNETYQTILGFGGAFTEASAHTLSLISEEKRNEVIHRYFHPEEGLGYRFGRTHMNSCDFSLGNYTYVEDNDTSLSTFSIEREKELVIPLIKDATKVAGDSLSIVSSPWSPPHWMKSNNEMNHGGKLLPEFQSTWANYYMKYVDAMEAEGIPIWGLTIQNEPEAKQVWDSCLYTAEEERDFIKNHLGPEIRKNGRDDLKVIIWDHNRDVVYERASKVLSDPEAAQYVWGTGLHWYVSEEFENLSKVHNAFPDKHLIFTEGCIEGGVQLGAWHTGERYARNIIGDLNNYLEAWIDWNIVLNEEGGPNHVGNYCDAPVIVDTKTGEVHYNSSFYYIGHFSKYVKPGAVRISCTASNNDIQLTAFQNPSGEIVVILMNENDEEHAVNLELEEQNVAVLMPGHSISTILI
- a CDS encoding carbohydrate ABC transporter permease, translating into MKNLNRYGYAFIAPFWIIFLIFNIYPVALTFYYSFTNYSGSGTAEVVGFANYQRLIADSYFVEAFFNTWKIWGVNFALQIVIALILAMIFSDARVKMKGLSFFRSIFYLPNLITVSSVALLFGILLDWQHGSLNMVLMNIGVISEPINWLNQPTTAQLSVSLILTWMWFGHSFIVVMAGVSGISTDFYEAALIDGANRWQTFTKITLPLLKPILLYIMITSLIGGLQLFDLPMLLTDGIGSPDGSLNTMVLYLYNQAFKYNNYGYAAAVAYGLFIITVIFSAIVFKSMYGNERKQARRV
- a CDS encoding GH1 family beta-glucosidase, yielding MNFNKDFTFGTATSSYQIEGAHNEGGRTPSIWDMFCDIPGKVHQQHNGNVACDHYHRYEEDIQIIKELGVDSYRFSIAWPRIFPAKGDYNPEGMAFYKTLAKRLREEGIKPAVTLYHWDLPMWAHEEGGWVNRDSVEWFLDYAKVCFRELDGLVDSWITHNEPWCAGFLGYHMGVHAPGHTNLDEAVRAVHHMLLSHGEAVNLLKNEFASTTSIGITLNLSPVYPKTDSVNDRLAANNSDGYSNRWFLDPVFKGSYPVDMMNLFSKYVHNFDFIQDGDLQTISTQCDFFGINFYSRGLVEFNAANDFMTQGAYSDYEKTGMGWDIAPNEFKDLIRRLRNEYTDLPIYITENGAAYDDKVEDGRVHDQNRIDYVEKHLQAVSDLNEEGMNIQGYYLWSLLDNFEWSFGYDKRFGIIYVNYETQERIWKDSALWYADIVKNRGSVLPLNA
- a CDS encoding carbohydrate ABC transporter permease; this translates as MIDRSEIENNVTPEQLAKRTLIPQEKKTKKRRSIVKGIIYALLILTAVICFIPFLMMLVNATRSNDAILTGFTLIPGTALMENYRTMMEYVNIWNGFKNSLIISVLVTLLTGYFSALTAYGFAFYTFKGKNFLFVFMLVMMMVPGQLGLIGFYELCKNLGILDTFIPLIVPAVASPFVVFFLRQYIQTTLHPSLIEAARIDGASELRIFHTVAIPIMMPAVATMSIFTFIGSWNNYIMPLVILFSPEKYTLPVLMGFLKGSQVAQNLGSMYLGIAISVVPIMIAFLFLSKYIVNSISAGAVKE